A DNA window from Aestuariispira ectoiniformans contains the following coding sequences:
- the lpxD gene encoding UDP-3-O-(3-hydroxymyristoyl)glucosamine N-acyltransferase, with translation MADHRFFTKSKPILLADLATQIGAQLSDNAAAEKLVIDVATLDSAGADDISFLDNKKYVPALATTKAGAVILEASYVERLPQGVVGLVTPTPYLTFALASSYFYPVPAVVPNVHASAEIDDTAIIGSGCRIDAGVVIAENVEIGDNCHIGAHTVIEKGVKVGPHSRIGSTSYLSHCFIGSHANLHPGVRIGTRGFGFAVGPQGAVDMPQIGRVVIGDFVEIGANSTVDRGAAGDTEISTGCKIDNLVQIGHNVKLGKGCILAAMSGVAGSAVLEDFVVCGAQVGIAGHIRIGTGCQIAGKAGVTQSLPAGAKVGGHPALPVKQWLRGHAMLKKLLKSKE, from the coding sequence ATGGCTGACCATCGTTTTTTCACCAAGTCCAAGCCGATACTGCTTGCCGATCTGGCAACCCAGATTGGTGCGCAGTTGAGCGATAACGCCGCAGCGGAGAAACTGGTGATCGATGTCGCAACATTGGATAGCGCTGGGGCAGATGACATTTCTTTCCTGGATAACAAGAAATATGTTCCAGCGCTGGCGACAACGAAAGCAGGGGCAGTAATCCTGGAGGCTTCCTATGTTGAAAGGCTGCCCCAAGGCGTTGTCGGCCTGGTAACACCAACGCCCTATCTGACCTTCGCATTGGCATCCAGCTATTTCTATCCGGTGCCCGCTGTGGTCCCAAACGTTCATGCAAGCGCGGAAATTGATGATACAGCGATTATTGGCAGTGGGTGCCGTATCGACGCCGGTGTGGTTATCGCGGAAAACGTTGAAATTGGCGACAACTGCCATATTGGCGCCCATACTGTGATCGAGAAGGGGGTGAAGGTTGGACCGCACTCCCGAATTGGCTCGACCAGCTATCTCTCTCACTGTTTTATCGGCAGCCATGCGAATCTGCACCCTGGCGTTCGAATTGGCACACGTGGGTTTGGTTTTGCTGTTGGCCCGCAAGGCGCTGTGGATATGCCACAGATCGGTCGCGTGGTTATCGGTGATTTTGTGGAAATCGGGGCGAATTCTACTGTCGACCGCGGTGCTGCCGGAGATACCGAGATTTCAACAGGGTGTAAGATCGATAATCTGGTGCAAATTGGCCATAACGTAAAACTTGGAAAAGGCTGTATTCTTGCTGCAATGAGTGGTGTTGCTGGCAGCGCGGTCCTGGAAGATTTTGTCGTCTGTGGTGCACAGGTAGGTATCGCCGGCCATATTCGAATCGGTACAGGATGTCAGATTGCGGGAAAGGCGGGCGTCACGCAAAGCCTGCCTGCCGGGGCTAAGGTTGGCGGGCATCCGGCATTACCGGTCAAGCAGTGGCTTCGCGGCCATGCAATGTTGAAAAAACTACTGAAATCAAAAGAATAG
- the fabZ gene encoding 3-hydroxyacyl-ACP dehydratase FabZ, with translation MTETNDDYLKDIDVVKVMERIPHRYPLLLVDKIEEIEPFEYAIGVKAVTVSEPHFQGHFPQRPIMPGVLIVESMAQTAAVMVVSSLGAESEGKLVYFMSVEDAKFRRPVVPGDLMKIHVEKKQQRGAVWKFKGQALVDGKVVAEATFSAMIRDS, from the coding sequence ATGACTGAAACGAATGACGATTATTTAAAAGATATTGATGTTGTTAAGGTGATGGAGCGGATTCCGCACCGCTACCCGTTGCTGCTTGTCGACAAAATCGAGGAAATCGAGCCCTTTGAATATGCCATCGGCGTGAAAGCTGTTACCGTGAGTGAGCCGCACTTTCAGGGGCATTTTCCGCAACGTCCTATCATGCCTGGTGTCCTGATCGTAGAAAGCATGGCTCAAACGGCCGCTGTTATGGTTGTGTCGAGCCTCGGCGCGGAATCGGAAGGCAAGCTCGTTTATTTCATGTCTGTTGAGGATGCAAAATTCCGTCGGCCTGTTGTGCCGGGCGATTTGATGAAAATTCACGTCGAAAAGAAACAGCAGCGTGGTGCTGTATGGAAGTTTAAAGGACAGGCCCTTGTTGATGGGAAAGTTGTCGCTGAAGCGACCTTCTCCGCTATGATCCGAGATTCTTGA
- the lpxA gene encoding acyl-ACP--UDP-N-acetylglucosamine O-acyltransferase, protein MVDIHPTAIVDTKADIAGDASVGPYCIVGPDCKLGAGVKLHAHVVVDGRTTIGAGTEIFPFASIGTKPQDLKFHGEESELIIGENNRIREHVTMNPGTQGGGMVTKVGDNGLFMVGAHVAHDCIIGNNVILANNATLAGHVIVEDFVIIGGLSAVHQFVRIGAHAMIGGMSGVENDVIPFGSVMGERAQLSGLNIVGMKRRGVSKDEIHALRNAYRALFSSEGTLGERVESVSVDYKDSPAVQGVVDFIRSETSRGLTQPGSKGND, encoded by the coding sequence ATGGTAGATATTCATCCAACTGCAATCGTCGATACCAAGGCGGATATTGCCGGTGATGCCTCCGTCGGGCCTTATTGCATTGTCGGTCCGGACTGCAAACTTGGCGCTGGTGTTAAGTTGCACGCCCATGTTGTTGTCGACGGGCGCACGACTATTGGCGCAGGAACCGAGATCTTTCCCTTTGCCTCAATTGGTACGAAACCGCAGGACTTGAAATTCCACGGTGAAGAGTCGGAACTCATCATTGGTGAGAATAACCGTATTCGCGAACATGTAACCATGAACCCCGGTACTCAAGGCGGCGGCATGGTGACCAAGGTTGGCGACAACGGTTTGTTCATGGTGGGCGCGCATGTCGCTCATGACTGCATAATCGGTAACAATGTAATTCTTGCGAATAATGCCACTCTTGCCGGGCATGTGATCGTGGAAGATTTCGTCATTATAGGCGGTCTGTCTGCGGTTCATCAGTTTGTTCGGATCGGCGCCCATGCGATGATCGGCGGCATGTCCGGTGTGGAAAACGATGTGATTCCATTTGGCTCTGTCATGGGAGAGCGGGCTCAACTGTCCGGGCTGAACATTGTCGGTATGAAACGTCGAGGCGTTTCCAAAGATGAAATCCATGCACTGCGAAACGCTTATCGGGCCTTGTTTTCTTCGGAAGGAACCCTCGGTGAGCGCGTTGAGAGCGTTTCAGTGGACTACAAAGACAGTCCTGCAGTTCAGGGGGTTGTTGATTTTATCCGTTCTGAGACGTCGCGTGGTCTGACCCAGCCGGGTTCAAAGGGGAATGACTGA
- a CDS encoding LpxI family protein, producing MTDKLGILAGGGDLPRLLVDQCLTEGRPFFVILFENQADPKDFSDVPHAVVRLGAVGKSLKVLRENAVSTLVLAGKVHRPSLSELRPDSVAMKFLLKTGAKSLGDDGLLRAVVSFLEEEHGFNVIGSDSLIATRMQSCGPLGALKADDLAASDIERGRDVLRIMGPADVGQAVVVQDGLVLGVEAIEGTEALLSRCAELKRPGPGGILVKLRKPRQETRVDLPTIGPETVQQAADAGLRGIAFDAGGMVVLRQDEVIAEADRLGLFVEAVAPLPEDD from the coding sequence ATGACTGATAAACTCGGAATACTGGCCGGGGGAGGGGATCTTCCCCGGCTGTTGGTCGACCAATGTCTTACGGAGGGTCGGCCTTTTTTTGTCATTCTGTTTGAAAATCAGGCTGATCCAAAAGACTTCTCCGATGTCCCCCATGCGGTTGTTCGGCTGGGAGCGGTCGGAAAGTCTCTGAAAGTCCTACGCGAAAACGCTGTGTCGACTCTGGTCTTGGCAGGCAAGGTGCATCGGCCTTCCTTGTCGGAACTTCGCCCGGATTCCGTGGCGATGAAATTTCTCCTCAAGACTGGCGCAAAATCCTTGGGAGACGACGGATTGCTGCGCGCCGTTGTATCTTTCTTGGAAGAGGAACACGGCTTTAATGTCATCGGGTCGGATAGCTTGATTGCAACCCGTATGCAAAGCTGCGGACCGCTCGGCGCTTTGAAAGCAGATGACCTGGCGGCGAGCGACATAGAGCGTGGCCGCGATGTTTTGCGTATTATGGGACCTGCGGACGTAGGGCAGGCTGTTGTTGTGCAGGACGGTTTGGTGCTGGGGGTAGAGGCTATTGAAGGCACAGAAGCCCTGCTAAGTCGATGTGCTGAACTAAAGCGGCCGGGACCCGGCGGCATATTGGTTAAACTTCGAAAGCCGAGACAGGAAACCCGTGTGGACCTTCCCACCATTGGGCCGGAAACGGTTCAACAGGCAGCCGATGCCGGATTACGGGGAATCGCCTTCGACGCTGGCGGAATGGTCGTATTAAGACAAGACGAGGTTATCGCCGAAGCCGATCGTCTGGGGTTGTTCGTTGAAGCTGTCGCCCCGTTGCCAGAGGACGATTAG
- the lpxB gene encoding lipid-A-disaccharide synthase → MSQSLKIFLVAGEASGDALGARLMAALKTLSADITFCGVGGPLMEAEGMKSLFPMHELSVMGLVEILPHVRKLFRRIKQTAKAVEKSAPDAVVTIDSPGFAHQLAGRIQHIDCPKIHYVAPSVWAWKPGRVHKCKKHFDHLLALLPFEPPYFEAVGLPCHFVGHSVLESGADQGNGPAFRAKYGISSEDKILCVLPGSRRGEVSRLLPVFGETVHRVADNTDNLHVVVPTTEGVKELVEETVKDWPVQPIMISGQIEKYDAMAASDVALAASGTVALELAMARLPTVIGYKVSPITYFLAKRLVKTPYAHLLNTILDRFVVPERIQNDCTPELLSTDVLALFGTDGKRQIAELIPALEKLHPNMTETPSQCAARVVLDVIEGQIKK, encoded by the coding sequence ATGTCGCAGAGCTTAAAGATCTTCCTAGTGGCAGGGGAAGCATCCGGTGACGCTCTCGGAGCCCGTCTCATGGCCGCATTGAAGACTTTGTCCGCCGATATAACCTTTTGTGGCGTTGGCGGTCCGCTCATGGAGGCGGAAGGGATGAAAAGCCTGTTCCCCATGCACGAGTTGTCGGTTATGGGGCTGGTAGAAATTCTTCCTCATGTACGTAAGCTTTTTCGTCGGATCAAGCAGACAGCAAAAGCGGTTGAAAAGAGTGCGCCGGACGCAGTCGTGACAATTGATTCTCCCGGCTTTGCACATCAACTGGCAGGCCGCATCCAACACATAGATTGTCCGAAAATCCATTATGTCGCCCCGTCGGTTTGGGCATGGAAACCAGGGCGTGTCCATAAATGTAAAAAACATTTCGACCACCTGCTGGCGCTGTTGCCTTTTGAACCTCCGTATTTCGAGGCTGTCGGGCTTCCATGTCATTTTGTCGGTCATTCCGTACTGGAATCCGGTGCGGACCAAGGGAACGGACCAGCATTTCGGGCAAAGTATGGGATTTCCTCGGAGGATAAGATTCTTTGCGTATTGCCAGGAAGCCGCCGCGGTGAGGTGTCCCGGCTCCTGCCGGTATTTGGTGAAACTGTTCATCGGGTTGCAGACAATACCGATAATCTACATGTTGTGGTGCCCACGACAGAGGGCGTGAAAGAACTGGTGGAGGAAACCGTCAAAGACTGGCCGGTCCAGCCGATTATGATTTCGGGTCAGATCGAGAAATATGACGCGATGGCTGCAAGTGACGTGGCCCTTGCGGCGTCAGGAACCGTGGCATTGGAATTGGCGATGGCCAGACTGCCGACGGTGATTGGCTATAAGGTCTCTCCAATTACCTATTTCCTGGCCAAGCGGCTGGTGAAAACGCCTTACGCTCACCTCTTGAATACCATTCTGGATCGTTTTGTTGTGCCGGAACGGATTCAGAATGACTGCACGCCGGAATTACTGTCGACGGACGTTTTGGCACTTTTCGGTACAGACGGCAAAAGGCAGATTGCCGAGCTGATTCCCGCATTGGAAAAACTGCATCCGAATATGACGGAAACGCCCAGTCAATGCGCCGCACGGGTTGTATTGGACGTCATTGAGGGCCAGATTAAAAAGTAA
- the gloA gene encoding lactoylglutathione lyase: MTDSNGFSLLHTMIRVKDLEKSIDFYTRHLGMSLLSKKDYPSGEFTLAFVGYGDIENSTVVELTHNWGQEEPYDLGSGFGHLAVGVPDIYGVCEQLEKEGVPVPRKPGPMKHGGSVIAFIEDPDGYKIELIQRETKA; this comes from the coding sequence ATGACAGATTCAAACGGTTTCAGCTTGCTGCATACGATGATTCGGGTGAAAGACCTGGAGAAATCCATCGACTTTTACACCCGTCACCTGGGTATGTCTCTGCTGAGCAAAAAAGATTATCCGTCAGGTGAGTTTACACTCGCCTTTGTAGGATATGGTGATATCGAGAACAGCACGGTTGTTGAACTGACCCATAACTGGGGCCAGGAAGAACCCTATGATCTCGGCAGTGGTTTTGGGCATCTCGCCGTCGGCGTGCCGGATATCTATGGTGTTTGTGAGCAGTTGGAAAAGGAAGGCGTTCCGGTTCCCCGTAAACCCGGGCCAATGAAACATGGCGGATCGGTTATCGCCTTCATTGAAGACCCGGATGGCTATAAAATCGAACTGATACAGCGCGAAACCAAGGCATAA
- a CDS encoding IS1182 family transposase, with product MLKKPQPEQGRLEMVTLEGLVPADHLLRKIDAVIDFSFIHDRVAGLYCADNGRPALDPVMQFKALFIGYLFGIRSERQLAQDIFDHIVEQAIAKGLVDGTVLYTDSTHLKANANKNKWDSQVVAKSRADYWDALDLAVEEDRAAHAKKPLKAKERAPGQKETKVSRTDPEAGYMVREGKPKGFFYLDHRTVDGRYGIITDTHATPATVHDSIPYLDRLDRQRDRFGLDVQAVGLDAGYATAGIAKGLEDREILGVTGYRRPSHRAGMLRKRDYQYDRQLDGYRCPQGQLLNYATTDRNGYRHYKSDPKVCATCPLLASCTGSAKHTKTVTRHVWQDARERADAHRLTDWGKRLYKRRKETVERSFADAKQLFGHRYARFRGLIAVKTQCLLAAAAQNIKKIALAMAPKTETSPI from the coding sequence ATGTTGAAGAAGCCCCAGCCTGAACAGGGCCGACTTGAGATGGTGACATTGGAGGGTCTGGTGCCTGCGGATCACCTGCTTCGCAAGATCGATGCGGTGATCGACTTTTCGTTTATCCACGACCGGGTGGCCGGTCTGTATTGCGCGGATAACGGCCGCCCGGCGCTGGACCCGGTGATGCAGTTCAAGGCGCTGTTCATCGGCTACCTGTTCGGCATCCGCTCGGAGCGGCAGTTGGCGCAGGATATCTTCGATCACATTGTCGAACAGGCGATTGCCAAGGGTCTTGTGGACGGCACGGTGCTTTATACCGACAGCACCCATCTGAAGGCCAATGCCAACAAGAACAAATGGGACAGCCAAGTGGTAGCCAAGTCCCGGGCCGACTATTGGGACGCGCTGGACCTAGCGGTTGAGGAGGATCGGGCGGCCCATGCCAAAAAGCCGCTGAAGGCGAAGGAACGCGCGCCCGGGCAAAAGGAGACCAAGGTCAGCCGCACCGACCCGGAAGCCGGTTACATGGTGCGTGAAGGCAAGCCCAAGGGGTTCTTTTATCTGGATCACCGCACGGTGGACGGGCGTTATGGCATCATCACCGATACTCACGCCACCCCGGCCACTGTGCATGACAGTATCCCCTATCTGGACCGGCTCGACCGGCAGCGGGATCGCTTCGGCCTGGATGTCCAGGCGGTCGGGCTGGATGCAGGCTATGCCACGGCGGGCATCGCCAAGGGGCTGGAAGACAGGGAGATCCTCGGTGTAACCGGCTATCGCCGCCCGAGCCACCGGGCAGGCATGCTGCGCAAGCGGGACTATCAGTACGACCGGCAGTTAGACGGCTACCGCTGTCCGCAGGGCCAGCTCCTGAATTATGCCACCACCGACCGCAACGGCTATCGCCATTACAAAAGCGACCCGAAGGTCTGCGCCACCTGCCCGCTGCTTGCCTCCTGCACCGGCAGCGCCAAACACACCAAAACCGTCACCCGCCATGTCTGGCAGGATGCCCGGGAGCGCGCGGACGCCCACCGTCTCACCGACTGGGGCAAAAGGCTCTATAAAAGACGCAAGGAAACTGTAGAACGCTCCTTTGCCGACGCAAAGCAGCTCTTCGGACACCGATACGCCCGCTTCCGCGGCCTCATCGCCGTCAAAACGCAATGCCTGCTCGCCGCCGCCGCCCAAAACATCAAGAAAATCGCCCTCGCAATGGCCCCAAAAACCGAAACCAGCCCGATCTGA
- the gltA gene encoding citrate synthase yields the protein MTQDNSSTGNEHVTLVDHATGNSYDLPVIGGTMGPKVIDVRKLYGQTGYFTYDPGYTSTGSCDSAITFIDGDKGVLLHRGYSIEELAENSDFLEVAYLLLHGDLPNKADKEKFNTTITYHTMVHEQMMNFFRGFRRDAHPMAIMVGVVGALSAFYHDSTDINDPHQRMVASHRLIAKMPTLAAMAYKYSVGQPFVYPQNKLSYAENFLHMTFSVPAEDYQISPAVARAMDRIFILHADHEQNASTSTVRIAGSSGANPFACIAAGISSLWGPAHGGANEAVLNMLNQIGDKKNIPEFIARAKDKNDPFRLMGFGHRVYKNFDPRAGVLKKSCHEVLAELGVDDPLLELAMELEQIALQDDYFVERKLFPNVDFYSGIILKAIGFPTSMFTVLFALARTVGWVAQWNEMITDPNQKIGRPRQLYKGETPRSFMSVNER from the coding sequence ATGACCCAGGACAACTCCAGTACTGGCAACGAACATGTCACTCTGGTGGATCACGCCACCGGCAACAGCTATGATCTGCCGGTCATTGGCGGCACGATGGGGCCAAAAGTCATCGACGTTCGCAAACTCTATGGCCAAACGGGCTACTTCACCTATGACCCGGGCTATACCAGTACAGGTTCCTGTGATTCCGCAATCACCTTCATTGATGGCGACAAGGGTGTCCTGTTGCACCGTGGATATTCCATTGAAGAGTTGGCGGAAAACAGTGATTTTCTGGAAGTAGCCTATCTGCTTCTTCATGGCGATCTTCCGAACAAAGCGGACAAAGAGAAATTCAACACAACCATCACCTATCACACGATGGTTCATGAACAGATGATGAATTTCTTCCGTGGTTTCCGTCGCGATGCCCACCCGATGGCGATCATGGTCGGGGTTGTTGGCGCATTGTCCGCCTTCTACCATGACTCCACGGATATCAACGACCCGCACCAGCGCATGGTGGCATCGCATCGCCTGATTGCGAAAATGCCGACCCTTGCTGCGATGGCCTACAAATATTCCGTCGGCCAGCCGTTCGTCTATCCGCAAAACAAGCTCTCCTATGCAGAAAACTTCCTGCATATGACCTTCAGCGTTCCTGCGGAAGATTATCAAATCAGCCCTGCCGTGGCCCGTGCTATGGACCGGATTTTCATCCTCCATGCCGACCATGAACAGAATGCATCTACGTCGACGGTCCGAATTGCCGGTTCTTCCGGTGCCAATCCGTTCGCCTGCATTGCCGCAGGGATTTCCTCGCTTTGGGGACCGGCACATGGCGGCGCCAACGAAGCCGTTCTGAACATGCTGAACCAGATCGGCGACAAGAAGAACATTCCGGAATTTATTGCACGCGCGAAGGACAAGAATGACCCGTTCCGCCTGATGGGCTTTGGTCATCGCGTCTACAAAAACTTCGATCCGCGCGCCGGTGTGTTGAAGAAGTCCTGCCATGAGGTGCTTGCCGAGCTGGGTGTTGATGATCCCCTGCTGGAACTGGCCATGGAACTGGAACAGATCGCCTTGCAGGACGACTATTTTGTGGAACGCAAATTGTTCCCGAATGTCGACTTCTATTCCGGTATCATTTTGAAAGCTATTGGCTTCCCGACCAGCATGTTCACCGTGCTTTTCGCTCTGGCCCGTACTGTCGGCTGGGTTGCCCAGTGGAACGAAATGATCACCGATCCGAACCAGAAGATCGGCCGTCCTCGCCAGCTTTACAAAGGCGAGACACCGCGTTCATTCATGTCGGTGAACGAGCGTTAA
- the gltX gene encoding glutamate--tRNA ligase, translated as MTVVTRFAPSPTGFLHIGGARTALFNWLYAKHHGGRYLLRIEDTDRQRSTTEAIDAIKDGLSWLGLMSDEDVVFQSQNAGRHMEVAHRLVEEGKAYYCYCSQEELDEMRQTARAEGRPMRYNGMWRDRSPDEAPEGVDPVVRVKMPTEGETTIVDLVQGSVTIQNQQLDDFILLRADGSPTYMLSVVVDDHDMGITHVIRGDDHLTNAFRQYHLYKACGWETPKFAHIPLIHGPDGAKLSKRHGALGAEAYRDLGYLPEALNNYLLRLGWAHGDDEIISQEQAIEWFDLDAVGKSPARFDFAKLENLNGHYIQEADNERLVSLIEPLMPVAVDDTGRARLLAGMDGLKTRAKLITHLAENSAFYLVPPQFPLINPKAAKLLKEGSSALLKELADHLEGHGDWTEEALEQAMREFGEARDLGFGKVAQPVRAALTGSNMSPGLFEVMEVLGRDECLSRMRAVPEN; from the coding sequence ATGACCGTTGTAACTCGTTTTGCGCCCTCGCCTACCGGATTTCTTCATATCGGCGGTGCGCGGACAGCTCTTTTTAACTGGCTTTACGCCAAACACCATGGTGGCAGGTATCTGCTGCGTATCGAAGATACCGACCGCCAGCGGTCAACCACGGAAGCCATTGACGCCATCAAGGATGGCCTGTCCTGGCTTGGATTGATGTCTGATGAGGACGTCGTTTTCCAATCCCAGAATGCCGGCCGTCATATGGAAGTTGCGCACCGCCTCGTAGAGGAAGGCAAGGCATATTATTGCTACTGCTCGCAGGAAGAGCTGGACGAAATGCGCCAGACCGCCCGCGCGGAAGGCCGTCCCATGCGTTACAATGGCATGTGGCGCGACCGCTCCCCTGATGAGGCGCCAGAAGGTGTGGACCCGGTTGTGCGCGTCAAAATGCCGACCGAAGGCGAAACGACGATTGTCGATCTCGTCCAGGGATCTGTCACGATCCAGAATCAGCAGTTGGACGATTTCATTCTGCTCCGTGCCGATGGTTCGCCGACCTATATGCTGTCGGTTGTCGTCGATGATCACGACATGGGAATCACCCATGTGATCCGGGGAGATGACCACCTGACAAATGCCTTCCGCCAGTATCATCTGTACAAGGCCTGCGGCTGGGAAACACCGAAATTTGCGCATATCCCGCTTATTCATGGCCCGGATGGAGCAAAACTTTCAAAACGCCACGGTGCCCTGGGGGCAGAAGCATACCGCGATTTGGGATACCTGCCGGAAGCCCTTAACAATTACCTGCTGCGTCTTGGCTGGGCACATGGTGATGATGAAATCATTTCGCAGGAACAGGCCATTGAATGGTTCGACCTGGACGCGGTTGGTAAATCCCCGGCACGGTTCGACTTTGCGAAATTGGAAAATCTGAATGGCCACTACATTCAGGAAGCTGATAACGAGCGTCTTGTGTCCCTGATTGAGCCACTGATGCCGGTTGCGGTCGATGATACCGGACGTGCGCGCCTGCTGGCGGGTATGGATGGTCTGAAGACCCGGGCAAAGTTAATTACCCATCTTGCTGAAAATTCCGCCTTCTACCTGGTTCCGCCGCAATTCCCGCTGATCAATCCAAAAGCAGCCAAGCTTCTGAAAGAAGGTTCTTCCGCCCTGCTGAAGGAATTGGCAGACCATCTGGAAGGCCATGGTGATTGGACCGAGGAAGCCTTGGAACAGGCCATGCGGGAGTTCGGAGAAGCGCGGGACCTTGGCTTTGGCAAGGTTGCCCAGCCGGTCCGTGCCGCCCTCACCGGGTCGAATATGTCTCCCGGCCTATTCGAAGTAATGGAAGTTCTGGGACGTGACGAATGTCTGTCACGAATGCGGGCAGTTCCCGAAAACTAG
- a CDS encoding ComEC/Rec2 family competence protein, with translation MDRIFVFSPIALAIGIAVYFQLPFEPPAIVTFPIALTVGLGLLLFVFTIQRDAMRISGILLLCAVVGFAAAQGRTMVVAAPVLPHHWEGKHSFYGRIIQIEHFDDGDRLTLDQVTLKKIGHEDTPERIRLKTRSSGKLNIGDFIQGLAVLRSPPQPSVPGVYDFTRRAWFMRIGAVGFTLGEPVRRLTPLQSAVTDSLWILVNRLRDNVGEALFKAMDDDRTAGLAVALSIGDRSRIAPEVREELRAAGLAHLLAISGLHMMLVVICLFSTSRALLASIEPLALRYPIKKWAALFAIAGALGYLLLAGITIPTQRAFLMAFLAMLAVIIDRTPISLRLVAFAAIVILVLRPEALLSPSFQLSFAAVTALVAFFETPIMQQFNSAIRKTVFRRAAGYFLLLSLTTLVASMATAPFAWHHFGQVAPYGLLGNLVAIPLMAFVVMPLLIVTVFAALILPAGALALLAWPLHKGLELILSVSGWVSGIEGAQIQLTPLHSWSLSIIVSGGLVLCLCHGKKRWLGMIGIVGGISIAPLFPPPDFLISGNGRLVAIRATDDDIYYSTLKREGYVAELWLNHLGGQRAIAFPERETSWPGGMIRCDTLACSAALEGGIVAGIVDKELALLEDCSYADILLAPTTTVPRSRCRRPTILIDRQALKKNGGYAIYLKGRYPWSTSPELVTFRQESGLRPWSGFSDR, from the coding sequence GTGGATAGAATATTTGTTTTCAGCCCGATAGCCCTGGCGATCGGGATTGCTGTTTATTTCCAGTTGCCGTTTGAACCTCCGGCAATTGTGACATTTCCTATCGCCTTGACTGTTGGCCTCGGTCTGTTGCTGTTTGTTTTTACTATTCAACGCGATGCAATGCGTATTTCCGGCATATTGCTGTTATGTGCCGTAGTTGGATTTGCTGCGGCGCAGGGCCGCACAATGGTCGTGGCTGCGCCCGTGCTGCCGCACCATTGGGAAGGGAAGCATTCCTTTTACGGCCGTATCATCCAGATTGAACATTTCGATGACGGAGACAGATTGACCCTGGATCAGGTCACTTTGAAGAAAATCGGACATGAAGATACGCCCGAACGTATCAGGCTTAAAACAAGGTCATCTGGAAAGTTGAACATCGGTGATTTCATTCAAGGACTTGCCGTACTTCGATCGCCTCCTCAGCCCTCTGTGCCGGGGGTATATGATTTTACCAGACGTGCCTGGTTTATGCGGATCGGGGCCGTTGGTTTTACTTTGGGGGAGCCTGTCAGACGGCTCACCCCCCTACAGTCAGCGGTTACGGACAGCCTGTGGATTCTGGTTAATCGCCTTCGGGACAATGTAGGCGAAGCCTTGTTCAAGGCCATGGATGATGACCGGACGGCGGGATTGGCTGTTGCATTGTCCATCGGTGATCGTAGCCGAATAGCACCAGAGGTCAGAGAAGAGTTGCGTGCTGCCGGGCTTGCTCATTTGCTGGCTATTTCGGGATTGCATATGATGCTGGTGGTCATTTGCCTGTTTTCCACCTCGAGAGCCTTGCTTGCTTCCATAGAGCCTCTTGCCCTTCGATATCCGATAAAGAAATGGGCTGCCTTGTTCGCGATTGCGGGGGCGTTGGGTTATCTGCTGCTGGCAGGTATCACGATTCCGACACAGCGTGCCTTTCTGATGGCCTTTCTGGCGATGTTGGCGGTGATTATCGATCGCACACCCATTTCGTTGAGACTGGTTGCATTTGCGGCAATCGTTATTTTGGTTTTACGGCCCGAAGCGTTGTTGAGTCCCAGTTTTCAACTATCGTTTGCCGCGGTCACCGCACTCGTCGCATTCTTTGAAACGCCGATAATGCAGCAATTCAACTCCGCAATCAGGAAAACGGTTTTCCGCCGTGCAGCAGGCTATTTTCTACTACTCTCCTTAACGACACTGGTTGCATCCATGGCAACGGCACCATTTGCCTGGCATCATTTCGGACAGGTTGCGCCTTATGGATTGCTTGGCAATTTGGTGGCAATTCCATTGATGGCATTTGTTGTCATGCCGCTTTTAATTGTAACTGTCTTTGCTGCCCTGATTTTGCCGGCAGGAGCACTGGCCCTGTTGGCTTGGCCGCTTCATAAGGGGCTGGAACTGATCCTGTCAGTTTCCGGATGGGTCTCCGGCATTGAAGGAGCCCAAATTCAACTGACGCCCCTGCATTCCTGGTCGCTCTCTATAATTGTTTCCGGCGGACTGGTACTTTGCCTCTGTCATGGGAAAAAACGTTGGCTGGGTATGATTGGAATTGTCGGGGGAATCTCAATCGCACCCCTGTTTCCACCGCCTGATTTCCTGATTTCCGGCAATGGCCGCCTCGTGGCCATACGGGCAACGGATGACGATATCTATTATTCCACATTGAAGCGTGAGGGATATGTCGCAGAGTTATGGCTCAATCATCTAGGCGGGCAACGGGCAATTGCTTTTCCCGAACGTGAAACGAGTTGGCCCGGGGGAATGATTCGTTGCGATACTCTTGCGTGTTCTGCGGCTTTGGAAGGCGGCATCGTCGCCGGGATCGTGGATAAGGAACTCGCCCTGTTGGAGGACTGTAGCTATGCGGACATCTTGCTTGCCCCGACGACGACAGTCCCCCGCAGTCGCTGTCGACGACCTACTATCCTGATCGACCGGCAGGCGCTAAAGAAAAACGGGGGATATGCGATCTATCTGAAAGGGCGCTACCCGTGGTCAACATCACCTGAACTGGTAACTTTTCGCCAAGAAAGCGGATTGCGCCCATGGAGCGGCTTTTCGGACCGTTAG